A single region of the Coregonus clupeaformis isolate EN_2021a chromosome 16, ASM2061545v1, whole genome shotgun sequence genome encodes:
- the LOC121584946 gene encoding ras-related protein Rab-3C: MAATQGTTQGKEGGDQNFDYMFKLLIIGNSSVGKTSFLFRYADDAFTSAFVSTVGIDFKVKTVYKNDKMIKLQIWDTAGQERYRTITTAYYRGAMGFILMYDITNEESFHCVQDWSTQIKTYSWDNAQVVLAGNKCDMEEERVVAADSGRQLAEQLGFEFFETSAKDNINVKQTFERLVDIICDRMSESLDTDPAVTTGTPSTKLTDSAPPLQQPACNC, translated from the exons ATGGCTGCCACTCAGGGGACCACTCAAGGGAAGGAGGGCGGGGACCAGAACTTTGACTACATGTTCAAACTGCTGATCATTGGCAACAGCAGCGTGGGTAAAACCTCCTTCTTGTTCCGCTATGCTGACGATGCCTTCACCTCAGCTTTCGTCAGCACCGTGGGCATCGACTTCAAAGTCAAGACCGTCTACAAGAACGACAAGATGATCAAACTGCAGATCTGG GACACGGCAGGACAGGAGCGGTACCGGACCATCACTACTGCATACTACCGCGGAGCCATGGGCTTCATCCTTATGTATGACATCACCAATGAGGAGTCCTTCCATTGTGTGCAGGACTG gtcgaCCCAGATTAAGACCTATTCGTGGGACAACGCCCAGGTGGTGCTGGCTGGGAACAAGTGtgacatggaggaggagagggtggtggCTGCAGACAGTGGGAGACAGCTGGCAGAACAACTGG GTTTTGAGTTCTTTGAAACAAGTGCCAAGGACAACATCAATGTCAAGCAGACCTTTGAGCGCCTCGTTGACATCATCTGTGACAGGATGTCCGAGAGCCTGGACACTGATCCTGCCGTTACCACGGGAACGCCTAGCACCAAACTGACAGACAGCGCCCCGCCCCTCCAGCAGCCCGCCTGTAACTGTTAG